The Desmonostoc muscorum LEGE 12446 genome includes a region encoding these proteins:
- the cas5d gene encoding type I-D CRISPR-associated protein Cas5/Csc1: MPTIPFQQAKLVELYCLEPVFFASRELSDTYYTEGVIGNYALTYALGRVNSPYRLQGQATGRPTYKEDLQPIAQDFYILPASPIGRVTFRFERFNALSDAYWYAMTNNRVATAREDLPLQRQGKKPNSFRPSNFPQTGRLRMIERGNKFQTLVFGNHQLPAYIRVGKFMSKVKVKVVNEFPVTLLPEGEYQTQNYLNVADLPQQIETLAFDLISIPPAPIIKNLRFRGAAWQVGEMIVPAGLHFCGRESSNE; this comes from the coding sequence ATGCCAACAATTCCTTTTCAGCAGGCAAAACTTGTTGAATTATACTGTCTTGAACCAGTCTTTTTTGCCTCTAGGGAGTTGTCTGATACCTATTACACTGAGGGGGTAATTGGGAATTATGCTCTTACCTATGCTTTAGGTAGGGTAAATTCCCCCTATCGCCTCCAAGGTCAGGCTACAGGACGACCAACCTACAAAGAAGATTTACAACCAATAGCACAGGATTTTTATATCTTACCAGCTTCACCAATAGGCAGAGTTACATTCAGATTTGAACGATTTAATGCTCTTTCTGATGCTTATTGGTATGCAATGACTAATAATCGTGTGGCGACGGCGCGAGAAGATTTACCATTACAACGCCAAGGGAAAAAACCCAATTCATTTAGACCAAGTAATTTTCCCCAAACTGGACGACTGCGGATGATTGAACGCGGTAATAAATTTCAAACTTTGGTATTTGGGAATCATCAATTACCTGCTTATATTCGCGTTGGTAAATTCATGAGTAAAGTTAAAGTCAAAGTAGTCAATGAATTTCCTGTGACTTTACTACCAGAAGGTGAATATCAAACTCAAAATTATCTCAATGTTGCTGATTTACCACAGCAAATAGAGACTTTAGCTTTCGATTTGATTTCTATTCCTCCTGCACCCATCATTAAAAATCTGCGTTTTCGCGGTGCTGCTTGGCAGGTTGGAGAAATGATTGTACCAGCAGGATTACATTTTTGCGGTAGAGAAAGTAGCAATGAGTAA
- the cas7d gene encoding type I-D CRISPR-associated protein Cas7/Csc2, with the protein MSIQNLSSVLANTYENFPKGRFITLVVLRTTHSETIFRTEGSGEPMCSEFVQAGVTNDNIIQRLVMTKRKQVAPERRYGREHLRAHELLYTNIKDGSLCSLNTNSPCEMCVDCFLYGFAAGGGGAQKSRIWTEDAFSILPTSDVVGDRTINAIYENGTMRDEKGNASTALNTSEYIKPGVHFLDVVTLKDVTADELRYIIGNILFTSRYGAVSSRVGRMENQILGVFGSITELPSSLELVQATYDVLGKPLEHPLNINQLITASKRVIANWQNKRGVSLQLSESELANLVTDVETHWSEAERDNFLKRLSKSYEPFRQVAAEKKKAKGKGKNTPVEVES; encoded by the coding sequence ATGTCAATTCAAAATCTTTCTTCAGTTCTAGCAAACACTTATGAAAATTTTCCAAAAGGACGTTTTATAACTTTAGTAGTTTTAAGAACAACTCATTCTGAAACTATCTTTCGCACAGAAGGTTCTGGGGAACCGATGTGTAGCGAGTTTGTTCAAGCTGGTGTTACCAATGACAATATTATTCAGCGTCTGGTAATGACTAAGCGTAAACAAGTAGCACCAGAAAGACGCTATGGACGAGAGCATTTAAGAGCGCATGAGCTTTTATATACCAACATTAAAGATGGTTCTCTGTGTTCGTTAAATACTAATTCACCTTGCGAAATGTGCGTAGATTGTTTTCTCTATGGTTTCGCTGCTGGTGGGGGTGGCGCACAGAAAAGCCGCATTTGGACTGAGGACGCTTTTAGTATTTTACCTACTAGTGATGTTGTAGGCGATCGCACAATTAACGCCATCTACGAAAATGGCACAATGCGCGATGAAAAAGGTAACGCTTCCACTGCTTTAAACACTAGCGAATATATCAAACCAGGAGTTCATTTTCTCGATGTCGTCACCTTGAAAGATGTCACGGCTGATGAACTGCGGTACATCATTGGAAATATTCTGTTCACCAGTCGTTACGGTGCTGTTTCCAGTCGTGTGGGACGCATGGAAAACCAAATATTAGGTGTGTTTGGCAGTATTACCGAACTTCCTAGTTCTTTGGAACTTGTACAAGCTACCTATGATGTTTTAGGAAAGCCTTTAGAACATCCTCTGAACATTAATCAATTAATTACAGCTAGCAAACGAGTAATTGCAAATTGGCAAAACAAGAGAGGGGTATCTTTGCAATTATCTGAATCAGAATTAGCAAATTTAGTTACTGATGTAGAAACTCATTGGTCAGAAGCAGAACGTGATAATTTTCTGAAACGCTTAAGCAAATCCTATGAACCTTTCCGTCAGGTTGCGGCTGAGAAGAAAAAGGCAAAAGGTAAAGGCAAAAATACACCAGTTGAAGTAGAGAGTTAG
- the cas6 gene encoding CRISPR-associated endoribonuclease Cas6 encodes MPHSLVLNLIPQSPIYPEFLTGRHYHALFLTLISSVDSSLAEYLHSSNADKAFTLSPLQIQRQHKQHHTLQFSHQKPIPAGTPCWWRISLLDDTLFSKLTGLWLNLNPDRPWHLGSANLHITSIQGTPQSTQPWANACSYTQLYEQASDSDRTFNFTFATPISFRQGAYDNVLPIKESVFNSLLSRWNKYSGIEISSIAIESIYPSAFDINTEVISNYESKFIGCVGNISYRILGDVETLAIKQINTLANFALYAGLGRKTTMGMGMVRRV; translated from the coding sequence ATGCCTCACAGCCTCGTCCTGAACCTCATTCCCCAATCTCCCATTTATCCGGAATTCCTCACTGGGAGACACTACCACGCACTATTTCTCACTCTCATTAGTTCTGTTGATTCTAGCTTGGCAGAGTATCTGCACTCCTCCAACGCAGATAAAGCCTTCACTCTCTCGCCGTTGCAAATACAACGACAACACAAGCAACATCACACGTTGCAATTTAGTCATCAAAAACCTATTCCGGCTGGTACTCCCTGCTGGTGGCGTATTTCCCTACTTGATGACACTTTGTTTAGTAAATTAACCGGACTTTGGCTAAATCTTAACCCCGATCGCCCTTGGCATTTGGGTTCTGCAAACTTACATATTACCAGTATTCAAGGTACTCCGCAATCTACGCAACCTTGGGCTAATGCTTGCAGTTATACACAATTGTATGAGCAAGCATCAGATAGCGATCGCACTTTCAATTTCACCTTCGCTACACCTATATCATTTCGTCAAGGTGCATATGATAATGTCCTCCCCATCAAAGAATCTGTGTTCAACAGCCTTTTGAGTCGTTGGAATAAATACAGCGGCATTGAAATCTCTAGTATTGCCATTGAATCAATTTATCCCAGTGCTTTTGACATTAATACTGAAGTTATCAGTAACTATGAAAGTAAGTTTATCGGTTGTGTTGGCAATATTAGCTATCGGATTTTGGGTGATGTTGAAACGTTGGCAATTAAGCAAATTAATACTTTAGCTAATTTTGCATTATACGCAGGATTGGGGCGTAAAACAACGATGGGAATGGGAATGGTACGGCGAGTATAA
- a CDS encoding DMT family transporter: MLGILTVLLSSFVLAFHNVTVRVLFSEHLVLSFFLLGGYVKPDLQNSFLLMFMRMLLVVPLMASLAFKLYPSAFKELRELFTRQYRNILIQALICGVLMFVYVTLLYVAIGLITTGIATTLFFIYPVFTALLSWKFFGQRPTFFRWLVMGIILVGCVLVIPQSSGSHSNHTIVVGIVASISAGIVYAFYNVIAQKCLEKFHPVPFTWISFASTLLLSGVSLLFWPVSTTQIDWTPLWIGSIFSGLVSFVGHILNNLGIRMIGATTASIIGSSSPALTAIVAWATISETLNLIQIMGIGVVTFGIALLSGESFFQSFKIRRTGE; encoded by the coding sequence GTGTTAGGCATCCTGACGGTTCTTCTATCCTCCTTTGTTTTGGCGTTTCACAACGTTACTGTGCGAGTTTTGTTTTCAGAACATCTCGTACTAAGTTTCTTTTTACTCGGTGGATACGTTAAACCGGATTTGCAGAATTCATTCTTGTTGATGTTCATGCGAATGCTACTCGTAGTTCCACTCATGGCATCTCTGGCATTCAAGCTATATCCATCTGCCTTTAAAGAATTACGAGAGTTGTTCACTCGCCAATACCGGAATATTCTGATTCAAGCCTTGATCTGTGGAGTACTGATGTTTGTCTACGTTACCTTACTCTACGTTGCTATTGGCTTAATTACTACTGGAATTGCTACGACCCTTTTCTTCATCTATCCCGTGTTTACAGCGTTGCTATCTTGGAAGTTTTTCGGCCAACGCCCTACATTTTTCCGTTGGTTGGTGATGGGGATTATTCTGGTGGGCTGCGTTCTTGTTATTCCCCAATCTTCTGGAAGTCACAGCAATCATACCATTGTAGTTGGGATTGTAGCGAGTATTAGTGCTGGCATTGTTTATGCGTTCTATAACGTTATCGCCCAAAAATGTTTAGAAAAATTCCATCCAGTTCCCTTCACTTGGATTAGTTTTGCTTCCACCCTGTTACTCTCCGGTGTTAGCTTATTGTTCTGGCCAGTTTCTACTACTCAAATTGACTGGACGCCTCTGTGGATTGGTAGTATCTTTTCGGGTTTAGTTAGCTTTGTCGGACACATTTTGAACAATTTAGGAATTCGGATGATTGGTGCAACTACCGCATCAATAATTGGCTCTAGCAGTCCAGCATTGACCGCAATAGTCGCCTGGGCAACCATTAGCGAAACCTTAAACTTGATTCAAATTATGGGGATTGGTGTTGTCACATTTGGGATTGCTTTGCTGAGTGGAGAAAGCTTTTTTCAATCATTCAAAATTAGGAGGACTGGGGAATAG
- a CDS encoding LLM class flavin-dependent oxidoreductase yields MSQKKQIKLGAFLPGSGHHVAAWRHPNAQPDGGLNFQHYKRLAQTAERGKFDMLFLADGLAIWDQGKGREAFSRSGQFSVHFEPLTLLSALSVVTEHIGLVATASTTYDEPFHLARKFASLDYLSGGRAGWNVVTSSAEAAAKNFSREEHLEHALRYERAREFLEVTSKLWDSWEDDAFLRDKESGIYFDPDKLHVPNHKGQHFSVRGPLNVARPIQGYPVIVQAGSSEAGQDLAAQTAEAIFTAQQTLAEAQTFYSGVKGRLSKYGRSPDHLKIMPGVFPVIGRTEEEAKEKYQELQDLIHPSVGLGLLSGLVGGHDLSKYPLDGPLPDLPDTNGGKSRLQLITDLARRENLTIRQLYLWIAGARGHRTILGTPEQIADQLEDWFVNDGADGFNIMPPWLPGGLDEFVDLVIPELQRRGLFRTEYEGRTLRENLGLPRPVNQFSKVASPELAGASR; encoded by the coding sequence ATGAGCCAGAAAAAACAAATTAAACTAGGTGCGTTTTTACCAGGTTCAGGTCATCACGTGGCAGCTTGGCGACATCCCAATGCTCAGCCGGACGGAGGTCTGAATTTTCAGCATTACAAGCGCCTCGCACAGACAGCCGAACGGGGTAAATTTGATATGCTCTTTCTGGCGGACGGTTTAGCAATTTGGGATCAAGGAAAAGGAAGAGAAGCTTTTAGCCGTTCGGGACAATTCAGTGTCCACTTTGAACCGCTGACTTTATTATCGGCACTATCTGTGGTGACCGAGCATATCGGCTTGGTGGCAACGGCATCAACTACCTATGACGAACCCTTTCACCTCGCCCGCAAGTTTGCTTCGCTAGATTACTTAAGCGGGGGTCGTGCTGGATGGAATGTTGTCACCTCCTCTGCTGAAGCCGCAGCTAAAAACTTCAGCCGAGAAGAGCATTTAGAACATGCACTGCGCTATGAACGGGCGAGGGAATTTTTAGAAGTTACTTCCAAGCTTTGGGACAGTTGGGAAGATGATGCCTTTTTACGCGACAAAGAATCGGGTATTTACTTCGATCCTGACAAGCTACACGTTCCGAATCATAAGGGTCAACATTTCTCAGTGCGCGGCCCGCTGAATGTAGCCCGCCCCATTCAAGGGTATCCGGTGATTGTGCAAGCTGGTTCTTCTGAGGCTGGACAAGATTTAGCGGCACAGACAGCAGAGGCAATTTTTACTGCCCAGCAAACTCTTGCCGAAGCCCAGACCTTTTATTCTGGTGTCAAAGGTAGACTGAGTAAATATGGACGATCGCCTGACCATCTGAAAATTATGCCTGGTGTATTTCCAGTAATTGGTAGAACTGAGGAAGAAGCGAAAGAGAAGTACCAGGAACTTCAAGATTTAATTCATCCGTCGGTTGGATTAGGACTACTCTCAGGACTTGTGGGTGGACACGATTTATCGAAATATCCCTTGGACGGGCCACTGCCAGATTTACCAGATACCAATGGTGGGAAAAGTCGCTTGCAGCTGATAACTGACCTCGCCCGCAGAGAGAATTTAACAATTAGGCAACTGTATTTGTGGATTGCTGGGGCACGGGGACATCGAACAATTCTGGGAACGCCGGAGCAAATTGCCGATCAGCTCGAAGACTGGTTTGTTAACGATGGTGCTGATGGATTTAATATTATGCCACCTTGGCTACCTGGTGGTTTGGATGAATTTGTAGATTTGGTGATTCCAGAACTGCAACGCCGGGGTTTATTCCGTACCGAATATGAAGGCCGCACTCTGCGGGAGAATCTTGGTTTACCTCGCCCAGTAAATCAGTTTAGTAAAGTTGCATCCCCAGAACTGGCGGGTGCTTCCAGATAA
- a CDS encoding glutathione S-transferase family protein has product MKLFYTERSQYARIVRVAIIELNLSDRVELQKVTVRDRNSELLNYNPTGKVPTLATDDGFILSETRIIVSYLNRLNPEIKIVADDSDGFSQQLEGITTAFIDGISIWARERILRDESEQSPKVIELERSRALRILDYFEKISEKLDQTPKLAHITLASALGLEIRLPELQWRHNYPQLAQWYDEFSGRPSLQLTKPES; this is encoded by the coding sequence ATGAAACTCTTTTACACAGAAAGATCTCAATACGCCCGCATAGTTAGGGTTGCAATCATTGAGCTAAATTTAAGCGATCGCGTGGAACTGCAAAAAGTTACGGTACGCGATCGCAATAGCGAATTACTCAATTACAATCCGACGGGTAAAGTGCCAACCCTGGCGACTGATGACGGATTCATCTTGAGTGAAACGCGGATCATCGTTAGTTATCTCAATCGGTTAAATCCTGAAATCAAAATTGTTGCTGATGATTCTGACGGATTTTCGCAGCAGCTTGAAGGCATCACAACTGCATTTATCGATGGTATTAGTATTTGGGCAAGGGAGCGAATATTGCGGGACGAAAGTGAGCAATCACCTAAAGTGATCGAGTTAGAGCGATCGCGTGCTTTGCGAATTCTAGACTACTTCGAGAAGATTTCCGAAAAACTCGACCAAACACCTAAGCTCGCTCATATCACCCTCGCCTCTGCACTAGGATTAGAGATTCGTTTGCCGGAATTACAATGGCGACATAACTATCCCCAACTTGCTCAATGGTATGATGAATTTTCTGGGCGGCCGTCCTTACAATTGACGAAACCAGAGTCGTAA
- a CDS encoding HAD hydrolase-like protein: MLTDAILFDLDGTLTDPQLGITRCIQYALSELGYKPPDAEQLHWCIGPPLKDSFSQLLTPFSDSIKSDFPISLYLSDFNQIALICQVFLRFPSPVV, encoded by the coding sequence ATGCTTACTGATGCTATCTTATTCGATTTAGATGGAACATTGACAGATCCTCAACTTGGTATCACTCGCTGCATTCAGTATGCCCTGTCTGAACTCGGTTACAAACCACCGGATGCTGAGCAATTGCATTGGTGTATTGGTCCTCCGCTCAAAGATAGTTTTTCGCAGTTACTCACACCGTTTTCAGATTCAATTAAATCGGATTTCCCGATTAGTTTGTACTTATCGGACTTCAACCAAATCGCTCTTATTTGCCAAGTTTTTTTGCGGTTTCCGTCTCCAGTTGTATGA
- the cas3 gene encoding type I-D CRISPR-associated helicase Cas3', whose translation MSNQKLVIRLEPRSISACASPDEISFISNALQHQLDVFEQSKDADIILDLAPTGTGKTKAGLTVLKHQQNKSAIYIAPTNALIEQQTEAAKQFVRDANLPHIVKAASAKDVKNWTNDKVGRRSGEKLYNILRNPATVFDDVGANTPIILVTNPDTFYYATFFAYNQLDKGNIAAGFYTKFSTVIFDEFHLYDAKQLVGMLFYLAYSHVFRFFQNGRKVVLLTATPERACELALENLKQAGVKIARIDGESGNTNLLPSQTAVHLELRPKPESKEEWLAELAAEVVSRFRERPNENGAVILDSLDNINRLSDLLRHQGLSDYVGRITGPAPKRDRQRAMQCQIILATSTVDVGFNFERHPEPRRQNLDWLIFSARDRAAFWQRIGRVGRVLGKSETNIDSEAIAYLPSDAWEEGLSSLDIAGGRTALKEVLDKLPCLDKPFLTAYWRSEASLEIARPLLELEEAFENLPGAELIPKLFETLKSVLEGKRNWEDYRHRMKVLRGAENIAQESLHKLKTGWKYLKGGQAFVKTFIKVKSPEEWDDLRTGCTTLDAYEDVFKQDTEVLNELQEFAEVFSKSYAPLFSFRYSLFENLPIIDPDNLVTDESQETQLDPFHLLRYYEFAENGNSIEIISRATETYQLSFRMRYPGSRQEFVNTELNKLTAFKNCRVIRSIGEAIRPTPELQALSKYLLPGVIICSRTNAAALFQLHKQGIVSYPITIVCDDDEKKYEFLAGLSGILTMAMKFKQLRLPDDEVFIA comes from the coding sequence ATGAGTAATCAAAAATTAGTAATCAGATTAGAACCACGTAGTATTTCAGCTTGTGCATCACCAGATGAAATATCTTTCATCAGCAATGCACTTCAACATCAATTAGATGTGTTTGAACAATCTAAGGATGCTGATATTATTCTTGATTTAGCACCAACTGGCACAGGTAAAACTAAAGCAGGATTAACAGTATTAAAGCATCAACAAAATAAAAGTGCTATTTACATTGCTCCCACAAATGCTTTAATTGAACAGCAAACAGAAGCCGCAAAACAGTTTGTGCGTGATGCTAATTTACCTCATATTGTGAAAGCAGCTTCGGCTAAAGATGTCAAAAACTGGACTAACGATAAAGTTGGTAGGCGTTCAGGAGAAAAACTATATAATATTTTGCGAAATCCTGCTACTGTTTTTGATGATGTGGGAGCAAATACACCAATTATCTTGGTGACAAATCCTGATACTTTCTACTATGCAACTTTCTTTGCATATAACCAGCTAGATAAAGGTAATATTGCTGCTGGTTTTTACACCAAATTTTCTACAGTCATTTTTGATGAATTTCATCTCTACGATGCTAAACAGCTTGTAGGAATGCTGTTTTATCTTGCTTACTCTCATGTTTTTCGCTTTTTTCAAAATGGAAGAAAAGTAGTATTACTAACAGCAACACCAGAACGAGCTTGTGAATTAGCATTGGAAAATTTAAAACAGGCTGGTGTGAAGATAGCGAGAATTGATGGAGAATCAGGTAATACTAATCTTTTACCATCACAAACAGCAGTTCATTTAGAATTAAGACCAAAACCAGAAAGTAAGGAAGAGTGGTTAGCAGAACTAGCAGCAGAAGTTGTTAGTCGTTTTCGAGAAAGACCAAATGAGAATGGTGCTGTAATTCTTGATTCTCTGGATAATATTAATCGTCTATCAGATTTACTGCGACACCAAGGACTTAGTGATTATGTCGGACGGATAACTGGCCCTGCACCTAAACGAGATAGACAAAGGGCTATGCAGTGTCAAATAATTTTAGCTACTAGCACTGTAGATGTAGGATTTAACTTTGAAAGACATCCTGAACCAAGACGACAAAATTTAGACTGGTTGATTTTTTCGGCACGCGATCGCGCCGCATTTTGGCAGAGAATTGGTAGAGTTGGGCGTGTTTTAGGTAAATCTGAAACTAATATTGATTCAGAAGCTATTGCTTACTTACCGTCTGATGCTTGGGAAGAAGGCTTAAGTTCTCTTGATATTGCTGGAGGACGTACAGCCTTAAAAGAGGTACTTGATAAACTTCCCTGTTTGGATAAGCCTTTTTTAACAGCTTACTGGCGTTCAGAAGCATCTCTAGAAATTGCACGTCCTTTGTTAGAACTGGAAGAAGCGTTTGAAAATTTACCAGGTGCGGAATTAATTCCAAAACTGTTTGAGACTTTAAAATCTGTTTTGGAAGGTAAACGCAATTGGGAAGACTATCGTCATAGAATGAAAGTTTTACGTGGTGCTGAAAACATCGCTCAAGAGTCTTTACATAAATTAAAAACAGGCTGGAAATATCTTAAAGGAGGTCAAGCTTTTGTCAAAACCTTTATCAAGGTAAAATCTCCTGAAGAGTGGGATGATTTACGAACCGGATGTACAACTTTAGACGCATACGAAGATGTGTTTAAACAAGATACTGAGGTACTAAATGAACTACAAGAATTTGCTGAGGTTTTTAGTAAAAGCTACGCCCCATTATTTAGTTTTCGATATAGTCTATTTGAAAATCTTCCAATTATTGACCCGGATAATTTAGTCACAGATGAATCTCAAGAAACCCAATTAGATCCTTTTCATCTATTGCGCTATTACGAATTTGCTGAAAATGGTAATTCTATCGAAATCATAAGTCGTGCCACTGAAACGTATCAATTAAGCTTTAGAATGCGTTATCCTGGTAGCCGACAAGAATTTGTTAATACAGAGCTGAACAAGTTAACAGCTTTTAAAAATTGTAGGGTTATCCGCAGTATTGGAGAAGCAATACGACCAACACCAGAACTACAGGCATTATCAAAATATCTATTACCAGGAGTAATTATTTGCTCTAGAACTAATGCTGCTGCTCTCTTTCAATTACATAAACAAGGAATTGTTTCCTATCCTATAACTATTGTTTGCGATGATGATGAAAAAAAATATGAATTTTTAGCAGGTTTGTCAGGAATCTTAACAATGGCAATGAAGTTTAAACAGCTACGTCTCCCAGATGATGAGGTTTTTATTGCGTGA